A genomic window from Pantoea phytobeneficialis includes:
- a CDS encoding GntR family transcriptional regulator, producing the protein MTSVKQASAEKLGELAYQTLRRMILEKTLRSGGAVVEGRLVEELNISRTPLREALLRLEGEGLLVRSSARSYSVRFISAQEYFQIMKVRELLETEAIALSINKIEPDVINQLADQVQSLAAGQPEQAYWDVDDTVHTLFAQHSGNAVLARMIEQARTQSRMFELITPFNRIEEDREEHLAILNAWKSGDAAAASQAVRTHIRNLSAFVLKRITEGN; encoded by the coding sequence GTGACCTCAGTAAAACAAGCCTCCGCAGAGAAGTTAGGTGAACTGGCCTATCAGACACTGCGTCGTATGATCCTGGAGAAAACCCTGCGTAGTGGTGGGGCGGTGGTTGAAGGACGACTGGTTGAAGAACTCAATATTTCCCGTACGCCATTGCGTGAAGCGTTGTTGCGGCTCGAAGGTGAGGGATTGCTGGTCAGGTCGAGCGCCCGTTCGTATTCCGTGCGCTTTATCAGCGCCCAGGAATATTTTCAGATCATGAAAGTGCGTGAGCTGCTGGAAACCGAAGCCATTGCGTTGTCCATCAACAAGATAGAACCTGATGTGATTAATCAGCTTGCCGACCAGGTGCAGTCTCTCGCAGCAGGTCAGCCTGAACAAGCCTACTGGGATGTTGACGATACCGTGCACACGCTGTTCGCGCAGCACTCGGGTAATGCGGTGCTGGCGCGGATGATTGAACAGGCGCGCACCCAGAGTCGAATGTTCGAGTTGATCACGCCGTTCAACCGCATCGAAGAAGATCGTGAAGAACATCTGGCGATTCTCAATGCGTGGAAAAGTGGCGATGCCGCGGCGGCCAGCCAGGCGGTGAGAACGCATATCAGAAACCTGTCAGCCTTTGTGTTGAAACGGATCACCGAAGGCAATTAA
- a CDS encoding DUF2625 domain-containing protein — protein sequence MKGLDELINRQEPGWDSVQQWLTNATNHVDVLVKDNNLAAQALIDLQVTTRSPLGAVVYETGGMLIDGGWLRILGSGHPELPRNPAVWTRILSQRHALQALLIADDVSGGFFALNGGGLGDDQGGIYYFAPDSLIWESLGVGYSGFLAWAFNGDLDTFYQTVRWHGWREEISSLSGNEVYSFFPFLWTEPTLPVTQRKRSRVSIEEHWTLSHELAQDLNQQQI from the coding sequence ATGAAAGGACTGGATGAATTAATTAATCGCCAGGAACCAGGCTGGGACAGCGTACAACAATGGCTAACTAATGCCACCAACCATGTCGATGTTCTGGTTAAGGATAACAACCTCGCCGCGCAGGCTTTAATTGATCTCCAGGTAACAACACGTTCACCGCTGGGCGCTGTCGTTTACGAAACCGGTGGCATGTTAATTGATGGGGGTTGGTTGCGTATCCTGGGTTCTGGTCATCCAGAATTACCCCGTAACCCTGCTGTCTGGACACGGATACTCTCCCAACGCCATGCTTTACAGGCCCTGTTAATCGCTGATGATGTATCGGGTGGTTTTTTCGCCCTCAATGGCGGCGGGTTGGGCGACGATCAGGGGGGGATATACTACTTTGCACCTGATTCCCTCATATGGGAAAGCCTGGGCGTTGGTTATTCTGGCTTTCTGGCGTGGGCATTTAACGGCGATCTGGATACGTTTTATCAGACGGTACGGTGGCATGGGTGGCGGGAGGAGATCTCCTCACTCAGTGGAAACGAGGTGTATAGTTTTTTCCCTTTCTTGTGGACCGAACCGACATTGCCAGTGACGCAGCGTAAACGTTCACGCGTGTCCATTGAAGAACACTGGACGCTTTCTCACGAGCTGGCACAGGACCTTAATCAGCAGCAAATCTGA
- a CDS encoding MipA/OmpV family protein, with the protein MISRKLKLYMVCFTLTAAASEASASPSSLTVGVVGQSLPRYSGSDQRRWQVVPLVQVRDGALFFDSQKGLGYDLQSDSGFYLEHTLGYNLGRSEQNSNWRDGSDKLKGMGNINASVNTAIAVGWTITPWLTLESKATLPLSDSQGANYQTSATLIPLQTNTDTVALSTAALFGDSRYMNTFYGVSARQSRRTGYTQYHAPGGFYGTDISLTWSHQFTSSWGALVSADYIWLDKHTEDSPIVFRHNEASALLGVLYTF; encoded by the coding sequence ATGATATCCAGAAAACTAAAGTTGTATATGGTCTGTTTTACCCTCACAGCTGCCGCTTCGGAGGCCAGTGCGTCACCGTCGAGCCTGACGGTGGGGGTGGTGGGCCAGAGCCTTCCCCGCTATAGCGGATCTGACCAACGCCGCTGGCAGGTGGTGCCGTTGGTGCAGGTGCGGGATGGCGCATTGTTCTTCGATTCACAGAAAGGTCTGGGCTATGACTTGCAAAGTGACAGCGGGTTTTACCTGGAACATACGCTGGGCTATAACCTTGGACGGTCAGAGCAGAATTCGAACTGGCGCGATGGCAGCGACAAACTGAAAGGTATGGGAAATATTAACGCGTCGGTCAACACGGCCATCGCGGTTGGCTGGACAATAACCCCCTGGCTGACGTTGGAGAGCAAAGCGACCCTGCCGCTGAGCGACAGTCAGGGAGCGAATTACCAGACCTCCGCCACGCTGATCCCGCTTCAGACCAACACGGATACGGTGGCACTGAGTACGGCGGCATTGTTCGGCGACAGTCGCTATATGAATACCTTCTATGGTGTCAGCGCCAGGCAAAGCCGCCGCACAGGCTACACGCAATATCATGCGCCCGGTGGTTTTTATGGTACTGACATCAGCCTGACATGGAGTCACCAGTTCACCTCAAGTTGGGGCGCGCTGGTGAGTGCCGACTACATCTGGTTGGATAAGCACACAGAAGATAGCCCGATTGTGTTCCGGCATAATGAAGCGTCGGCACTTCTCGGGGTGCTCTACACTTTTTGA
- a CDS encoding GNAT family N-acetyltransferase has protein sequence MNNVVENLVMEVSDNMTDEQLLPIETGLNAFNDLMTGISDRKPLAVVIKNPTNGEVLGGMQGRTSLGLLFIDLFYLPSSLRKKGLGTELLQRFENEGRKRGCVAGFLYTINFQAPDFYKKHGWEEFGRIDCLPEGTSRIFMRKSLC, from the coding sequence ATGAACAATGTCGTAGAAAACCTGGTTATGGAAGTTTCTGACAATATGACGGATGAGCAGCTACTGCCTATCGAAACCGGGCTAAATGCATTTAACGACCTGATGACCGGTATTAGCGATCGCAAACCGCTGGCTGTGGTGATCAAAAACCCCACCAACGGGGAAGTGCTGGGCGGCATGCAGGGACGTACCTCTCTGGGGTTGTTGTTTATCGACCTGTTCTATCTGCCATCATCGTTACGTAAAAAAGGACTCGGCACTGAGCTTCTACAGCGATTTGAAAACGAGGGACGGAAAAGGGGCTGCGTTGCTGGTTTTCTCTACACCATCAATTTCCAGGCACCGGATTTTTATAAAAAGCATGGCTGGGAAGAGTTCGGCCGAATCGACTGTTTACCCGAGGGGACGAGTCGTATATTTATGCGGAAATCGCTCTGTTAG
- a CDS encoding response regulator, translating to MSGKRILIIEDDADAADVLDAYLRRENYDVFVADSGPAGLEMSQRLRPDLILLDVMLPGMNGTEVLAAIRRKDNTPIIMVTAMGDMPDKIGALRYGADDYVVKPYNPGEVVARVQAVLRRVTREPEVQSLRWQGLEVDTAMMTASVRHDEGGLATLELTPTEFSLLTTLMGAPVRPFSRQTLLERCLPESDALERAVDTHVYNLRKKLEAAGISDVLVNVRGIGYRFRQP from the coding sequence ATGTCCGGAAAACGAATACTGATTATCGAAGATGATGCGGACGCTGCCGATGTGCTGGACGCGTATTTACGGCGGGAAAACTATGACGTCTTTGTGGCAGACAGCGGTCCGGCTGGCCTGGAGATGAGTCAACGTCTGCGCCCGGACCTTATTCTGCTGGATGTGATGCTGCCGGGAATGAATGGTACTGAGGTGCTGGCAGCGATACGACGCAAAGATAACACGCCGATTATCATGGTGACGGCGATGGGTGATATGCCGGATAAGATCGGTGCCCTGCGTTACGGTGCCGATGATTATGTGGTCAAACCCTATAATCCCGGTGAAGTGGTGGCACGCGTACAGGCCGTGCTGCGCCGTGTCACGCGAGAACCTGAAGTGCAGTCACTGCGCTGGCAGGGTCTGGAGGTGGACACCGCCATGATGACGGCCAGTGTCCGTCATGACGAGGGCGGTCTCGCCACCCTCGAACTGACGCCCACCGAGTTCAGTCTGCTGACCACATTAATGGGAGCACCCGTGCGCCCCTTCTCACGCCAGACCCTGCTTGAACGCTGTCTGCCAGAAAGTGATGCCCTGGAGCGGGCCGTCGATACCCACGTCTATAACCTGCGCAAAAAGCTGGAAGCTGCCGGTATTTCTGACGTGCTGGTTAACGTGCGCGGTATCGGCTATCGGTTCCGTCAGCCATGA
- a CDS encoding glycogen/starch/alpha-glucan phosphorylase has product MQDATPTPATDPDFQNDVVRNLICRQARYPDIATPQDWYMALAFTVKDRMLESWAASTKTYAEHHVKVACYLSAEFLIGPQLGCNLLSLGLEDEARAAMRALGQDLDALLALEEEPGLGNGGLGRLAACYLDSLATLEIPAIGYGIRYEFGIFDQDIVDGWQVERTDKWLKMGTPWEIVRPDVSFYVCFGGYTQMQTDAQDRLRVQWIPARQVKGVAYDVPIQGYRVNTCNLLRLWKSEAVESFDFEDFNAGDYYQAVEEKVVSETLSKVLYPNDEPDVGKRLRLAQQYFFVSCSLQDMLRLIDISHTPVAHFAERLAVQLNDTHPSIAVAELMRLLVDERQMAWDDAWSITLNTFAYTNHTLLPEALETWGLPLMQNLLPRLLEIIYEINRRFLEEVRNAFPGDEARVARMSLIDEQGEKKVRMAHLASVGSHAVNGVAALHSELLRQTVLRDFADMYPKRFLNVTNGVTPRRFLMLSNPGLASLLDETLGAGWRSDLTRLEALSDYADDVAFQQDWRAIRLNNKAALAGRISQLVGVRIAPEMMFDIQVKRIHEYKRQHLNALYMICLYRRLVRHPDQQAAPRCFIFGGKAAPGYWMAKLMIRLITGIAEVVNRDPVIGGRMKVVFYPDFNVKNGHLIYPAADLSEQISTAGKEASGTGNMKFMMNGALTIGTLDGANVEIRQQVGGDNFFVFGMTAQQVEALKRTGYRPGDYVQVNDELRDAIDQIAAGRFSRGDKALFAPLLDNLLNYDPFLVLADYADYAACQERVSEAWQDQRQWTQMSILNCARSGIFSSDRAIGEYCQHIWQTQKPAPRL; this is encoded by the coding sequence ATGCAAGACGCCACCCCAACTCCCGCCACAGACCCTGATTTTCAAAACGATGTTGTCCGAAACCTGATTTGCCGCCAGGCGCGCTATCCGGATATCGCCACGCCGCAGGACTGGTATATGGCGCTGGCTTTCACCGTCAAAGATCGCATGCTGGAAAGCTGGGCAGCGTCGACCAAAACCTATGCGGAACATCATGTGAAGGTTGCCTGTTATTTGTCGGCAGAGTTTCTCATCGGGCCACAGCTTGGCTGTAACCTGTTGAGTCTCGGCCTTGAAGATGAGGCACGAGCAGCGATGCGTGCGCTCGGACAAGATCTTGATGCGTTGCTGGCGCTGGAGGAAGAGCCGGGGTTGGGTAACGGCGGTTTGGGTCGGCTGGCGGCGTGTTATCTTGATTCGCTGGCGACGCTGGAGATTCCGGCCATCGGCTACGGTATTCGCTACGAGTTTGGCATTTTCGATCAGGATATCGTCGATGGCTGGCAGGTTGAGCGTACTGACAAATGGCTGAAAATGGGCACGCCGTGGGAAATTGTTCGGCCGGACGTTAGCTTTTACGTTTGCTTTGGCGGGTACACGCAAATGCAAACCGATGCCCAGGATCGGTTGCGTGTGCAATGGATACCGGCCCGTCAGGTAAAAGGCGTGGCATACGATGTGCCGATCCAGGGATATCGCGTCAATACCTGCAATCTGTTGCGGCTATGGAAGAGTGAAGCGGTCGAATCTTTTGATTTTGAGGACTTCAACGCCGGTGATTATTATCAGGCGGTGGAGGAGAAAGTCGTTTCGGAAACCCTGTCAAAAGTACTTTATCCCAATGACGAACCGGATGTGGGTAAACGGCTACGCCTTGCCCAGCAATACTTTTTTGTTTCCTGCTCGTTGCAGGACATGCTGCGGCTGATAGATATCAGCCATACACCCGTTGCTCATTTTGCTGAGCGTTTAGCTGTGCAGTTGAACGATACGCATCCCTCAATCGCCGTGGCTGAACTGATGCGCCTGCTGGTGGATGAACGCCAGATGGCATGGGATGACGCCTGGTCAATCACCCTGAATACCTTCGCCTATACCAATCACACCTTACTGCCCGAGGCGCTGGAGACCTGGGGCTTGCCGTTAATGCAAAATCTGCTGCCCCGGCTGCTGGAAATCATCTATGAAATCAACCGACGCTTTCTGGAAGAGGTGCGTAACGCTTTTCCTGGTGATGAGGCGCGTGTCGCACGGATGTCATTGATCGATGAACAGGGCGAGAAAAAAGTGCGGATGGCCCATCTGGCCTCGGTGGGCAGCCATGCTGTTAACGGCGTGGCTGCGCTGCATTCTGAACTGCTCCGGCAAACGGTGCTACGTGATTTTGCCGACATGTATCCGAAGCGATTTCTTAATGTCACCAATGGGGTGACGCCACGGCGTTTTCTGATGCTGAGTAATCCCGGTCTGGCGAGTTTGCTTGATGAAACCCTGGGTGCTGGCTGGCGCAGTGACCTGACTCGGCTTGAAGCGCTGAGTGACTATGCTGATGACGTCGCCTTTCAGCAGGACTGGCGCGCCATTCGCCTCAACAACAAGGCGGCGCTGGCTGGACGTATCAGCCAATTAGTCGGCGTCAGGATTGCGCCTGAGATGATGTTCGATATTCAGGTGAAACGTATTCATGAATACAAGCGCCAACACCTTAATGCGCTGTATATGATCTGTCTGTATCGTCGTTTAGTTCGCCATCCTGACCAGCAAGCAGCTCCGCGCTGTTTTATCTTCGGCGGGAAAGCGGCACCAGGTTATTGGATGGCAAAATTGATGATTCGCCTGATTACCGGTATTGCCGAAGTCGTCAATCGTGACCCGGTGATAGGAGGACGGATGAAGGTGGTGTTTTATCCGGACTTTAATGTTAAGAACGGCCATTTAATCTATCCGGCAGCAGATCTGTCCGAGCAGATTTCAACCGCAGGCAAAGAAGCCTCAGGAACCGGCAACATGAAGTTCATGATGAATGGCGCGTTGACTATCGGCACGCTGGATGGTGCTAATGTGGAAATTCGGCAGCAGGTGGGTGGGGATAATTTTTTCGTTTTTGGTATGACCGCACAACAGGTGGAGGCGCTGAAACGCACCGGGTATCGTCCTGGGGATTATGTCCAGGTCAATGATGAGCTGCGTGATGCGATCGATCAGATCGCCGCAGGGCGATTCTCACGCGGGGACAAAGCGTTGTTCGCCCCTCTGCTCGATAATTTGCTTAATTATGACCCATTTTTGGTACTGGCTGATTATGCCGACTATGCAGCCTGTCAGGAGCGTGTCAGTGAGGCATGGCAGGATCAGCGCCAATGGACGCAAATGTCAATACTCAACTGTGCCCGTTCCGGTATCTTTTCTTCAGACCGCGCCATCGGCGAATATTGTCAGCATATCTGGCAAACGCAAAAACCGGCACCCCGTTTGTAA
- a CDS encoding efflux RND transporter periplasmic adaptor subunit encodes MTENFSDLPDCARQVLRHLFTPYRLTLLGYCILALPVALLLTACGGKPDTQAAAPPRPVRTITAPPPSRTSIFCQTGEIRPHDEVMLGFRLDGRLLTRVVDVGTSVTSGQLLGTLEGDTTQNQLDSARADFNSAVAAERLATLNLKRMTALMPSGAIARVQLDTARSDWQTAVSRRESSEAALKTAREDLSWTRLTAPAAGVVTQVNAQPGQVLSAGQPVLTLAVSSGRDAVIDVADPQSFSHHTGVFSISLVNDPSVIVSGTLRDISPQADPQTRTWRVRISLNNPPPNMALGASIQVMQPGSGPAMIVLPAEALTWTAGKPAVFVVDTASHQLELRHITPGGYTASDILVSAGVVPGEAVVIAGVSKLRPGETVAFGDNVQ; translated from the coding sequence ATGACGGAAAACTTTTCTGACCTGCCCGACTGCGCGCGGCAGGTATTACGCCATCTCTTTACTCCCTACCGGCTGACCCTGCTGGGATATTGCATACTGGCGCTGCCAGTCGCTCTGCTGCTTACCGCCTGTGGCGGCAAGCCTGACACGCAAGCGGCAGCACCGCCACGACCGGTTCGAACCATCACAGCACCACCGCCATCACGCACCAGCATCTTCTGTCAGACCGGTGAAATCCGCCCGCACGATGAAGTGATGCTGGGATTCCGTCTTGATGGCCGTCTGTTGACACGAGTGGTGGATGTGGGGACAAGTGTGACCAGCGGGCAACTACTGGGTACGCTGGAGGGTGATACCACGCAGAACCAGCTCGACAGTGCTCGCGCCGACTTTAACAGCGCTGTTGCCGCTGAGCGTCTGGCAACGCTTAACCTGAAACGCATGACCGCGTTGATGCCCTCCGGTGCCATTGCCCGTGTCCAGCTTGATACCGCCCGCTCAGACTGGCAAACCGCCGTCTCCCGCCGTGAGAGCAGTGAGGCCGCGCTGAAGACAGCGCGTGAAGATCTGAGCTGGACACGCCTGACCGCCCCTGCTGCGGGCGTGGTTACACAGGTCAACGCGCAGCCAGGACAGGTGCTCAGTGCCGGACAACCGGTGTTGACCCTCGCGGTCAGCAGTGGTCGTGACGCCGTCATTGATGTGGCGGATCCACAGAGTTTTTCTCACCACACCGGCGTATTCAGCATCTCACTGGTGAACGACCCGTCCGTCATCGTCAGTGGCACCCTGCGGGATATCAGTCCGCAGGCGGACCCGCAGACGCGCACCTGGCGCGTGCGCATCAGTCTCAACAACCCACCGCCCAACATGGCGCTGGGGGCAAGTATACAGGTTATGCAGCCTGGCTCCGGGCCAGCCATGATTGTGCTGCCCGCTGAGGCACTGACCTGGACGGCGGGGAAACCGGCAGTCTTCGTGGTTGACACAGCCTCCCACCAACTGGAACTGAGGCACATCACGCCTGGTGGCTATACCGCCAGTGATATCCTGGTGTCGGCGGGTGTCGTGCCGGGAGAGGCTGTGGTGATCGCTGGCGTCAGCAAACTACGACCGGGAGAGACTGTCGCCTTCGGGGATAACGTTCAATGA
- a CDS encoding sensor histidine kinase has translation MKTLQQQTLWRWICVRILALAVGSVVVIALCMWLRFAVESLWIQHQMPQALRDEFALLRAHPASDPVRFHQIVDAWWGISYSDPSIASADWLTVAILVVVIIPFIVVLGLRSARPLAAQFSHLAAAASAVSEGNFSAQAAQVDNAPLEMGRFTQDFNTMMQQLARYDRELRASHVAMAHELRSPLTAAIGRLQGMMDGVFTPEPRQLAMVMKQLQLLNRLTDELHLLSLADAGQLSLNKSVTDLTVLLRERAAWLAPQAQEAGMQFSITSDASCCCEADPVRLGQVVTIVMENALRYAAEGGELTALARQTPAGCELVFCDRGPGVPPDFLPVMFERFTRAESSRARHSGGSGLGLSIARGICSAHGGSIHASPGKDQGLMITITLPVGNIRA, from the coding sequence ATGAAGACGCTACAGCAGCAGACGCTGTGGCGCTGGATTTGCGTACGGATTCTGGCGCTGGCGGTCGGTTCCGTGGTGGTCATCGCGCTGTGCATGTGGCTGCGTTTTGCCGTTGAAAGCCTGTGGATACAGCACCAGATGCCGCAGGCCCTGCGCGACGAATTTGCGCTGCTGCGCGCGCATCCGGCCTCCGATCCCGTTCGCTTTCATCAGATTGTCGATGCATGGTGGGGTATCAGCTACTCCGACCCCTCTATCGCCTCAGCCGACTGGCTGACGGTGGCTATCCTGGTGGTGGTCATCATCCCATTTATTGTGGTGCTGGGGTTACGCTCCGCGCGGCCACTTGCGGCGCAGTTCAGTCACCTGGCGGCTGCCGCCAGCGCGGTGTCAGAGGGGAATTTCAGTGCGCAGGCTGCGCAGGTAGATAATGCCCCGCTGGAGATGGGCCGCTTTACCCAGGACTTTAATACCATGATGCAGCAACTGGCGCGCTACGATCGTGAACTACGGGCATCCCATGTGGCGATGGCGCATGAATTGCGTTCGCCACTGACGGCGGCCATCGGTCGTCTGCAGGGCATGATGGATGGCGTGTTCACCCCTGAACCCCGGCAGTTGGCGATGGTAATGAAACAGCTGCAACTCCTCAATCGACTGACAGATGAACTGCACCTGCTGTCGCTGGCTGATGCCGGTCAGCTCAGCCTGAATAAATCGGTAACGGATCTCACCGTATTGCTGCGCGAGCGAGCAGCATGGCTGGCACCCCAGGCCCAGGAGGCGGGCATGCAGTTCAGTATCACCTCTGACGCTTCCTGCTGCTGCGAAGCTGACCCGGTCCGTCTCGGACAGGTGGTGACCATTGTGATGGAAAATGCCCTGCGCTATGCAGCAGAGGGGGGCGAGTTAACCGCCCTGGCCCGGCAAACCCCAGCCGGATGTGAACTGGTTTTCTGCGATCGCGGTCCCGGCGTGCCCCCTGATTTTCTGCCGGTGATGTTTGAGCGCTTCACCCGTGCAGAATCATCACGGGCGCGCCATTCCGGTGGCAGCGGACTGGGATTATCCATTGCCCGCGGTATCTGCTCAGCGCACGGTGGCAGCATTCACGCCTCTCCGGGCAAAGACCAGGGGCTGATGATCACCATCACGCTACCGGTTGGAAATATCCGCGCCTAA
- a CDS encoding DUF1593 domain-containing protein — translation MKPHNKYPTLSLLPLTAALIAPLSALAAETVQDIAAKTVPFQAKPRVFVLSDIGNEPDDQMSLTRFLLYSNEMNIEGLVATTSTWQRSKVSPEMMELVVGHYAEVQPNLLKHKPDYPSAATLKALIAAGQAAYGMADVGAGKSTAGSALLVKAIERSTDSKRPLYINLWGGANTLAQALTDLSASHPADKVTALTKNLIVYSISDQDDAGHWIRVHYPQITYIVDPSSQKGEDYARATWTGISGDRYYRNAPGADFTTVSQSWLDKNIRSKGPMGKGYLQYAFIMEGDTPAFLGLIRNGLASDMNPGWGGWGGRYIVRTPQNEPHPIWTSGGDFFPGNPNGADTVTGADGQQYTSNQATIWRWRAAFQHDFAARMDWTIKDFQHSNHNPQVVVNGSSGQQPLFIKAKVGETLRLDAKGTQDPDGDKLSYQWFAYPEATSAISQQVDIKQVQGVRGEDYLSAPPVLQVTKESGNQAEITIRNPGTEHVILAVTDSGTPSLTSYRRIVVETE, via the coding sequence ATGAAACCTCATAATAAGTACCCCACCCTGTCTTTACTCCCCCTGACAGCGGCGTTAATCGCCCCGCTCAGCGCCCTTGCGGCAGAAACGGTTCAGGATATTGCCGCAAAAACGGTGCCATTCCAGGCGAAGCCACGGGTATTTGTATTATCCGATATCGGTAACGAACCCGATGATCAGATGTCACTCACGCGTTTTCTGCTGTACAGCAATGAAATGAATATTGAAGGTTTGGTCGCCACTACTTCGACCTGGCAACGCAGTAAAGTCAGCCCGGAGATGATGGAACTGGTGGTGGGACATTATGCCGAGGTGCAACCTAACCTCCTGAAACATAAACCGGATTACCCGAGTGCGGCTACGCTGAAAGCCTTGATCGCCGCCGGACAAGCCGCTTACGGCATGGCCGATGTCGGTGCCGGGAAGTCGACTGCGGGTTCGGCATTGCTGGTCAAAGCCATTGAACGCTCGACGGACAGTAAACGCCCGCTGTATATCAATCTGTGGGGCGGCGCTAACACGCTGGCACAGGCATTGACCGACCTGTCAGCCAGCCATCCGGCAGATAAGGTAACGGCGCTGACGAAAAACCTGATCGTCTATTCCATCTCGGATCAGGATGATGCCGGGCACTGGATTCGCGTCCATTACCCGCAGATCACTTACATCGTTGATCCTTCCAGTCAAAAAGGTGAGGATTATGCGCGCGCGACCTGGACCGGAATTAGCGGCGACCGTTATTACCGCAATGCCCCAGGCGCAGATTTCACCACCGTGTCGCAATCCTGGCTGGACAAGAACATCCGCAGCAAAGGACCGATGGGCAAAGGTTATCTGCAATACGCCTTTATCATGGAAGGGGATACCCCCGCATTTCTCGGATTGATTCGCAACGGGCTTGCCAGCGACATGAACCCTGGCTGGGGCGGCTGGGGTGGGCGTTACATCGTGCGTACGCCGCAAAACGAACCGCATCCGATCTGGACCAGTGGCGGTGACTTTTTCCCCGGCAACCCGAATGGCGCGGATACGGTGACCGGGGCCGATGGTCAACAATACACCTCCAATCAGGCCACCATCTGGCGCTGGCGTGCAGCCTTCCAGCACGATTTTGCGGCACGCATGGACTGGACCATCAAGGACTTCCAGCACAGTAACCATAATCCGCAGGTGGTGGTAAATGGTTCATCAGGCCAGCAACCGCTGTTTATCAAGGCCAAAGTGGGCGAAACCCTGCGCCTGGATGCCAAAGGAACGCAAGATCCTGACGGCGATAAACTCAGCTACCAATGGTTCGCCTATCCTGAAGCGACCTCGGCCATTTCCCAGCAGGTCGACATCAAACAAGTACAGGGGGTGCGTGGTGAAGACTATCTGAGTGCTCCACCAGTTTTGCAGGTAACGAAAGAGAGCGGGAATCAGGCGGAGATAACAATCCGTAATCCGGGTACGGAGCACGTAATTCTGGCCGTGACCGATAGCGGAACACCTTCGCTCACCTCGTACCGTAGAATCGTGGTAGAAACAGAGTAA
- a CDS encoding ROK family protein encodes MNFRHELLNMLHSAPESRISLAEQLEVTRPYITKLTNALLAEGVIEQTEQLSSGGGRPRTLLAVRKRQYFSLNIMVRELTVEATINDYHTGELSLAAAGITFDAPVTLARFISHVQDLATRLCQTAGIDAARLKHIGIALQGGIEQDTGVVKWCPAFVERDIPLKAQLMLATALSVAVVNIAWCSSYMLAKTERLTGSWIALMPGFSSLGFGYYIDGKPVFGANGFYPEIVHLPYPGGLEKAFALDGDPDDQQIAASIDALLFAIHCTAPVHNIKQVILTGEFFDDVPADFIPHIVARLTSHPSPHINTLQLRYIKTQRFYSMKGLVRLSSDAITPLID; translated from the coding sequence ATGAACTTCAGGCATGAACTGCTGAACATGTTGCACAGCGCTCCCGAATCGCGTATTTCGCTGGCAGAGCAGCTTGAAGTCACACGTCCCTACATCACCAAACTCACCAATGCCTTGCTGGCAGAAGGGGTCATTGAGCAGACGGAACAATTGAGTTCGGGCGGTGGACGGCCCAGAACACTGCTGGCAGTGCGCAAACGTCAATACTTCAGCCTCAATATTATGGTGCGGGAGCTGACGGTGGAAGCGACAATCAATGATTACCACACCGGGGAACTGAGTCTGGCCGCAGCAGGTATCACGTTTGACGCGCCGGTCACGCTGGCGCGGTTTATCAGCCACGTTCAGGATCTGGCGACACGCTTATGCCAAACCGCTGGGATTGATGCTGCGCGTCTGAAGCATATCGGGATTGCCCTCCAGGGCGGCATTGAGCAGGATACCGGTGTGGTCAAATGGTGCCCGGCGTTTGTTGAACGTGATATCCCACTTAAAGCGCAACTGATGCTGGCGACGGCGTTGAGTGTCGCGGTGGTAAATATTGCCTGGTGCTCCAGCTATATGCTGGCAAAAACCGAGAGGCTTACCGGATCGTGGATTGCGTTGATGCCCGGATTTAGTAGCCTCGGCTTTGGCTACTATATCGACGGTAAACCGGTGTTTGGCGCTAACGGTTTCTATCCTGAGATTGTGCATCTTCCTTATCCGGGTGGGCTGGAAAAAGCCTTTGCCCTCGACGGCGATCCGGATGACCAGCAGATTGCTGCCAGCATCGACGCGCTGCTTTTTGCCATTCACTGCACGGCCCCGGTACACAACATTAAGCAGGTTATTCTGACCGGTGAGTTCTTTGATGACGTGCCTGCCGACTTTATCCCGCATATTGTCGCGCGCCTGACCAGCCACCCCAGCCCGCATATCAACACCCTGCAACTTCGCTACATCAAAACGCAGCGCTTTTACAGCATGAAAGGCCTGGTCCGGTTGAGTTCAGATGCCATAACCCCGCTGATTGATTGA